A single window of Alosa alosa isolate M-15738 ecotype Scorff River chromosome 11, AALO_Geno_1.1, whole genome shotgun sequence DNA harbors:
- the LOC125303617 gene encoding LOW QUALITY PROTEIN: solute carrier organic anion transporter family member 1C1-like (The sequence of the model RefSeq protein was modified relative to this genomic sequence to represent the inferred CDS: inserted 2 bases in 1 codon), whose product MDTAKGRWAPESSPSPPRARTSCCPSLKIFLMALSFAYFAKALSGSYMKSTITQLERRFDIPSYLIGVIDGSFEIGNLLVIAFVSYFGAKLHRPKIISTGCLLMSLGTFLIAMPHFIIGRYKFQTSVRPAMNTSSYLSGYCPASTPEPIQTGSSPSVVPSVGCERESSLSMWVYVLLGNVLRGIGETPVQPLGISYIDDYAHAENTALYIGCVQTIAIIGPVFGYLLGSLCAKIYVDVGFVDMDTITITPSDARWVGAWWLGYLIAGVITLASAVPFWFLPRALPPPQDQHNDDSPLEQASFLKDAPTIKHKYMPDELANFHDMAKEFLPTLKSLLGNPVYLTYLCVTIIQFNSLIGMVTYKPKYIEQHYGQSASKANFLMGIINIPAVALGMFLGGVIMKKFKFGILAAAKFAFGTSLXGYFLSLFFFAMGCENAKVAGVTLSYSGEDVLSYNERFLFTNCNSACMCSGKDWDPVCGADGITYVSPCLAGCTASNGSGKETVFEHCKCIGTAGPGAQTGNLTAILGHCPHRSSCDSIFPYFLGLSVITSFIISLGGTPGYVLLIRCIKPQLKSLALGLYTLSTRTLAGIPAPIYFGAIIDTTCLKWGQKRCGGRGACRIYNTTAYRIVYLGLTLGLRTVSFFLCILGFMLLRRHVRREEQQAALTNGGAETECLRKEENHTLHCEQLLWTLDCNPDRETRL is encoded by the exons ATATTCCTCATGGCCTTGTCCTTCGCATACTTTGCCAAGGCGTTATCTGGAAGCTATATGAAGAGCACAATTACTCAGTTGGAAAGAAGATTTGACATTCCCAGTTATTTGATCGGCGTCATAGACGGCAGCTTTGAGATAG GTAATCTGCTAGTGATTGCCTTTGTAAGTTACTTTGGGGCCAAGCTTCACCGCCCAAAGATCATCTCAACTGGCTGTCTCCTCATGTCACTGGGGACGTTCCTGATTGCTATGCCTCATTTTATCATTGGCCG CTACAAGTTTCAGACATCCGTAAGACCAGCCATGAACACATCAAGTTACCTCTCAGGATACTGTCCAGCAAGCACACCTGAGCCCATTCAGACAGGCAGCAGCCCCTCAGTAGTGCCCTCTGTTG GCTGTGAGAGGGAGTCCAGCCTCTCCATGTGGGTGTATGTCCTCCTGGGGAATGTGCTGCGGGGCATCGGTGAGACGCCCGTGCAACCACTGGGCATCTCCTACATCGACGATTACGCCCACGCTGAAAACACAGCCCTCTATATAG GCTGTGTGCAGACTATAGCCATCATTGGTCCAGTGTTTGGATACCTGCTGGGATCTCTCTGTGCTAAAATATATGTGGATGTGGGATTTGTTGACATGG acaccatcaccatcacccctAGCGATGCGCGGTGGGTGGGAGCCTGGTGGCTGGGCTACCTGATCGCAGGGGTCATCACCCTGGCCTCGGCCGTGCCCTTCTGGTTCCTGCCCCGGGCGCTGCCGCCCCCGCAAGACCAGCACAATGACGACAGCCCCCTGGAGCAGGCCAGCTTCCTGAAGGACGCCCCCACCATCAAGCACAAGTACATGCCAGACGAGCTCGCCAACTTCCACGATATGGCTAAAG aATTCCTCCCTACATTGAAGAGCCTGCTTGGTAATCCTGTGTATTTGACATATCTTTGTGTGACCATCATCCAGTTCAACTCGCTCATTGGTATGGTCACGTACAAGCCCAAATACATCGAGCAGCATTATGGACAGTCTGCCTCCAAAGCCAACTTTCTGATGG GCATCATCAACATCCCAGCCGTGGCCCTTGGAATGTTCCTGGGGGGCGTCATTATGAAGAAGTTCAAGTTCGGCATCCTGGCCGCCGCCAAGTTCGCCTTCGGGACCTCGTT GGGCTACTTTCTCTCGCTGTTCTTCTTCGCCATGGGCTGTGAGAACGCCAAGGTGGCGGGCGTAACGCTGTCATACTCTGG CGAGGATGTCTTGTCTTACAACGAGAGGTTTCTATTCACCAACTGCAACTCAGCGTGCATGTGCTCCGGGAAGGACTGGGACCCCGTATGTGGAGCAGACGGCATTACGTACGTCAGCCCCTGTCTGGCCGGCTGCACAGCCTCCAACGGATCTGGGAAGGAGACG GTGTTTGAACACTGCAAATGCATCGGCACCGCTGGACCAGGTGCCCAGACCGGCAACCTGACAGCTATTTTGGGCCACTGCCCCCACCGTAGCAGCTGTGACAGCATCTTCCCCTACTTCCTGGGCCTGTCAGTCATCACTTCCTTCATCATCTCCCTGGGGGGAACCCCTGGCTATGTGCTGCTCATCAG GTGCATTAAGCCGCAGCTGAAGTCTCTCGCACTGGGGCTCTACACACTTTCCACTCGGACCCTCG CTGGAATACCTGCCCCCATCTATTTTGGTGCCATTATTGACACCACCTGCTTGAAGTGGGGACAGAAACGATGTGGTGGCCGTGGGGCGTGCCgaatatacaacacaacagcCTACAG gATAGTGTATCTGGGCCTGACGCTGGGTTTGCGGACCGTCTCCTTCTTCCTGTGCATCCTGGGCTTCATGCTGCTGAGGCGGCACGTGCGACGCGAGGAGCAGCAGGCGGCGCTGACCAATGGCGGTGCAGAGACCGAGTGCCTCAGGAAGGAGGAGAACCACACGCTGCACTGCGAGCAGCTCCTGTGGACGCTGGACTGCAACCCCGACCGGGAGACGCGGCTGTGA
- the LOC125303618 gene encoding B-cell receptor-associated protein 29-like isoform X1 — protein MWFGLRVYKRMTLQWTAVALFLYAEIAFILILCLPLLSAQRWQKIFKWNIWSVMSPYWNRFFFAMILILIVLFLDALREVRKYSAEEASTDSQLHPNFSDHVHMMLFRAQRNLYISGFSLFHWLIMRRIITLIHQVALAEGTGAALQAQAEGANQAAKKYMEENQKLKDSLQEQESAKSVRAQLMRQEVESATKDLKAADDALRRSRTEVEAVKKQAQGLTREYDRLLKEHQILQQNLYNGSEDKKDQ, from the exons ATG TGGTTCGGGCTCAGAGTGTATAAGAGAATGACTCTACAATGGACAGCGGTGGCTCTTTTCCTCTACGCTGAGATAGCGTTCATTCTCATCCTCTGCCTGCCCCTCCTATCAGCCCAGAG ATGGCAGAAAATATTTAAGTGGAACATATGGAGCGTGATGTCACCTTATTGGAACAGATTCTTTTTTGCCATGATATTGATCCTCATAGTTCTTTTTCTTG ATGCCTTGAGAGAAGTCAGGAAGTATTCAGCCGAGGAGGCGTCAACAGATTCCCAGCTGCACCCCAACTTCTCAGACCATGTGCACATGATGCTCTTTAGGGCCCAGAGGAATCTCTATATCTCTGgattctccctctttcactggCT CATCATGCGGCGCATCATCACCTTGATTCACCAGGTGGCGCTAGCTGAGGGCACCGGAGCTGCACTGCAGGCCCAGGCAGAAGGTGCCAACCAGGCTGCCAAGAAATACATGGAGGAAAACCAGAAACTGAAAGAC TCCCTGCAGGAACAGGAGAGTGCAAAGTCCGTGAGAGCCCAGCTGATGAGACAGGAAGTGGAGAGCGCAACGAAAGACCTCAAAGCTGCTGATGACG CATTGCGGAGGTCTCGCACTGAAGTGGAGGCAGTGAAGAAACAAGCTCAGGGCCTCACTAGAGAGTATGATCGACTGTTGAAGGAACATCAGATACTGCAG CAGAATCTTTACAATGGATCCGAAGACAAAAAAGATCAATAG
- the LOC125303618 gene encoding B-cell receptor-associated protein 29-like isoform X2 codes for MWFGLRVYKRMTLQWTAVALFLYAEIAFILILCLPLLSAQRWQKIFKWNIWSVMSPYWNRFFFAMILILIVLFLDALREVRKYSAEEASTDSQLHPNFSDHVHMMLFRAQRNLYISGFSLFHWLIMRRIITLIHQVALAEGTGAALQAQAEGANQAAKKYMEENQKLKDSLQEQESAKSVRAQLMRQEVESATKDLKAADDALRRSRTEVEAVKKQAQGLTREYDRLLKEHQILQNLYNGSEDKKDQ; via the exons ATG TGGTTCGGGCTCAGAGTGTATAAGAGAATGACTCTACAATGGACAGCGGTGGCTCTTTTCCTCTACGCTGAGATAGCGTTCATTCTCATCCTCTGCCTGCCCCTCCTATCAGCCCAGAG ATGGCAGAAAATATTTAAGTGGAACATATGGAGCGTGATGTCACCTTATTGGAACAGATTCTTTTTTGCCATGATATTGATCCTCATAGTTCTTTTTCTTG ATGCCTTGAGAGAAGTCAGGAAGTATTCAGCCGAGGAGGCGTCAACAGATTCCCAGCTGCACCCCAACTTCTCAGACCATGTGCACATGATGCTCTTTAGGGCCCAGAGGAATCTCTATATCTCTGgattctccctctttcactggCT CATCATGCGGCGCATCATCACCTTGATTCACCAGGTGGCGCTAGCTGAGGGCACCGGAGCTGCACTGCAGGCCCAGGCAGAAGGTGCCAACCAGGCTGCCAAGAAATACATGGAGGAAAACCAGAAACTGAAAGAC TCCCTGCAGGAACAGGAGAGTGCAAAGTCCGTGAGAGCCCAGCTGATGAGACAGGAAGTGGAGAGCGCAACGAAAGACCTCAAAGCTGCTGATGACG CATTGCGGAGGTCTCGCACTGAAGTGGAGGCAGTGAAGAAACAAGCTCAGGGCCTCACTAGAGAGTATGATCGACTGTTGAAGGAACATCAGATACTGCAG AATCTTTACAATGGATCCGAAGACAAAAAAGATCAATAG